Proteins co-encoded in one Diaminobutyricimonas sp. LJ205 genomic window:
- a CDS encoding LysR family transcriptional regulator, translating to MELRQLHYFTVVAEELSFTQAARRLHVAQSSVSTTISALERELKVMLFVRSTQKVSLTEEGVHFLRGSREVLSAAEQAREDAQAAKYGLAGRVRIAIIPVLLRRVVGMASQFHKVYPNVLLSLVEVDADGVAEAVAQRNLDFATLPLGSRTTPAGVMSRSILREECVAILPPDSGAPPEISLAELAEYGFIDFIPSWALRQSVDSTFRAARLTRNTRFEVSDAPVAVELVKAGLGASILPASVATLFSGVRVSRIADYRPEWNVVLIWPKGPMRPAVRELMSIFLRSLPAAENR from the coding sequence ATGGAGCTTCGCCAGTTGCACTACTTCACCGTCGTCGCCGAGGAGCTCAGCTTCACTCAGGCTGCACGGCGGTTGCACGTCGCGCAGTCTTCGGTCTCGACGACGATCTCTGCACTCGAACGAGAGCTCAAGGTCATGCTCTTCGTGCGATCGACCCAGAAGGTCTCCCTCACCGAAGAGGGAGTCCATTTTCTGCGCGGCAGTCGGGAAGTCCTCTCGGCCGCGGAGCAGGCCCGTGAGGATGCCCAAGCCGCGAAATACGGGCTCGCCGGCAGGGTGCGTATCGCAATCATTCCGGTTCTGCTCAGGCGTGTTGTTGGGATGGCCAGCCAGTTCCATAAGGTCTACCCGAATGTCCTCCTGAGCCTGGTTGAAGTGGACGCCGATGGAGTGGCCGAGGCGGTCGCGCAGAGGAACCTCGACTTCGCTACCCTGCCGCTGGGCTCGCGCACTACCCCCGCGGGTGTGATGTCGCGCTCGATATTGCGCGAGGAATGCGTGGCGATCCTGCCTCCCGATTCTGGGGCGCCACCCGAGATCTCCCTGGCGGAGTTGGCCGAGTACGGTTTCATCGACTTCATTCCGAGCTGGGCCCTCCGACAGAGTGTCGATTCCACGTTTCGCGCCGCTCGGCTAACGCGCAACACGCGGTTCGAGGTGAGCGACGCACCGGTCGCCGTCGAGTTGGTGAAGGCGGGGCTGGGTGCCTCCATCCTTCCCGCCAGCGTCGCGACCCTGTTTTCGGGCGTCAGAGTCTCGAGGATCGCTGATTACAGACCCGAATGGAACGTCGTCCTGATCTGGCCGAAGGGGCCGATGCGGCCCGCGGTGAGGGAGTTGATGTCGATATTCCTTCGGTCGCTCCCCGCTGCTGAAAACAGATAA
- a CDS encoding ABC transporter substrate-binding protein — MSKRAYLTLVAASALLLTACSDGSEPGPAEGPAEGPTKVSIVSGNQSPDVSTWQVYLPEMLKYWEDEGLDVTVNYTQGSPAAVQGLVAGQADFAFSTLTPVLAASSDGEDVRPVVNQTVMAWRLAVPTDSAIKDPGDLKGAKIGLFAAGAGSQPYLERWLTDAGIDIQTDIEYIVTGGAAASYEALKNGTVDVAFSFIDMLGQMEALGGEYRYLADDKWLKMPDYGLSTSTKMIKDRDTLVAVSRGVAKAMVFLTENPRCAAEVFMKTPTGMGGSVDQFEAALRASAKQAKASFDSQGTGYWGFVEPSRLQAAIDLQLDLGLISKKLDAKAMVPGDLELAKAVNDFDADEIRAAARACDLG; from the coding sequence ATGTCGAAGCGCGCATATCTAACCCTGGTGGCGGCCTCCGCGCTGCTGCTGACGGCTTGTTCTGATGGCAGCGAACCTGGTCCCGCCGAGGGTCCCGCCGAGGGTCCCACCAAGGTGTCGATTGTCAGCGGCAACCAAAGCCCTGACGTCAGCACCTGGCAGGTCTACCTTCCGGAGATGCTGAAGTACTGGGAGGACGAGGGCCTGGATGTGACCGTCAACTACACCCAGGGCTCGCCTGCAGCCGTCCAGGGTCTCGTCGCCGGCCAAGCCGATTTCGCCTTCAGTACCTTGACTCCCGTGCTTGCCGCATCCAGTGACGGTGAGGATGTGCGCCCCGTTGTGAATCAGACGGTGATGGCCTGGCGGCTCGCCGTTCCGACCGACAGCGCCATCAAAGACCCCGGCGACCTCAAGGGAGCCAAGATCGGTCTGTTCGCGGCCGGCGCAGGTAGCCAGCCCTACCTCGAGAGATGGCTCACGGACGCCGGCATCGACATCCAGACGGACATCGAATACATCGTTACCGGTGGCGCGGCCGCGTCCTATGAAGCGCTGAAGAACGGCACCGTCGACGTCGCTTTCAGCTTCATCGACATGCTCGGCCAGATGGAGGCGCTGGGTGGCGAGTACCGCTACCTCGCCGACGACAAATGGCTGAAGATGCCCGACTACGGCCTTTCGACCAGTACGAAGATGATCAAGGACCGGGACACCCTTGTCGCCGTCTCTCGAGGCGTTGCAAAGGCGATGGTCTTCCTTACCGAGAATCCGCGCTGTGCAGCCGAGGTGTTCATGAAGACCCCGACTGGCATGGGTGGATCAGTTGACCAGTTCGAGGCAGCCCTTCGAGCTTCTGCAAAGCAGGCCAAGGCCTCCTTCGACAGTCAGGGCACCGGATACTGGGGATTCGTAGAGCCAAGTCGACTCCAGGCGGCAATCGACCTTCAGCTTGACCTGGGCCTCATCTCGAAGAAGCTCGATGCAAAAGCCATGGTCCCGGGCGATCTTGAACTGGCCAAGGCCGTCAATGACTTCGACGCCGACGAGATCCGCGCGGCAGCTCGCGCATGTGACCTTGGGTAG
- a CDS encoding ABC transporter ATP-binding protein, with translation MASSTRHIRVEEATKTYATRLEPAGLLALKPITLDIDAGTFVSIVGPSGCGKSTFMRMVAGLTPISGGRIEIDGTEVREPRNDVGVVFQSPVLLPWKTALENVILPARFAKKNLAEAREQAREYFDLVGLSGFESAYPRELSGGMQQRVGIVRALLNHPKLLLMDEPFGALDAMSREKMNLELLRIWAATSCTVLFITHSIPEAVLLADRVLVMSGRPGEIVDDVEVTLPRPRSLEQINTAEFGRYTYSLRQHFKSEGLD, from the coding sequence GTGGCTTCTTCGACCCGGCACATCCGGGTCGAAGAAGCCACCAAGACATACGCGACTCGGCTCGAACCCGCAGGCCTGCTTGCGCTGAAGCCCATCACGCTCGACATCGATGCAGGCACCTTCGTCTCGATCGTCGGACCATCGGGATGCGGGAAGAGCACGTTCATGCGGATGGTCGCCGGTCTCACCCCGATCAGCGGAGGCCGGATCGAGATCGACGGCACCGAGGTGCGTGAACCCCGGAACGATGTCGGCGTCGTTTTTCAGTCCCCGGTCCTCCTGCCGTGGAAGACCGCGCTGGAGAACGTGATCCTGCCAGCCCGTTTCGCCAAGAAGAACTTGGCCGAGGCGAGAGAGCAGGCTCGCGAGTACTTCGATCTGGTCGGGTTGAGCGGCTTCGAGAGCGCGTATCCTCGCGAGCTTTCCGGAGGTATGCAGCAACGAGTCGGGATCGTCCGGGCTCTGCTCAACCACCCGAAGCTGCTCCTGATGGACGAGCCTTTCGGCGCTCTTGACGCCATGTCTCGAGAAAAGATGAACCTGGAGCTCCTGCGGATCTGGGCGGCAACCTCGTGCACGGTGCTGTTCATCACCCACAGCATTCCCGAAGCGGTGTTGCTCGCGGATCGAGTGCTCGTGATGTCCGGTCGTCCAGGCGAGATCGTCGACGACGTAGAGGTGACGTTGCCCCGCCCACGAAGCCTGGAACAGATCAACACCGCCGAATTCGGGAGGTACACCTACAGTCTGCGCCAGCATTTCAAGTCGGAAGGACTCGACTAA
- a CDS encoding ABC transporter permease: MSTTRSQVRPLPSPSGLALRWFRRRLTDPVNYLTIGVALGFFVLWEIAVKSGAISRLILPAPSAIFDALLLNLGMPVFWEHTWITLQEILVGFAAGSIAGFVLGAGIGVSRVAQRVFGMGILVLQAIPKVAVAPIIAVWLGYGLTAKAVITALLCFFPVFANTVAGIRSTPTEYQELVSAYRGSRTQRFFHVTLPNALPSVFVGLNVGLTLAVIGAIVAEFVGSSKGLGAYILAQGFQLNVAGVFCALLVLAVITIILSEAVSFLSRRVVFWAPESVAGSTI; encoded by the coding sequence ATGTCCACTACTCGCAGTCAGGTCAGGCCCTTGCCCTCACCTAGCGGGCTTGCCCTGCGGTGGTTCCGCCGGCGGCTGACTGATCCCGTCAACTACCTGACAATCGGGGTGGCTCTCGGCTTCTTCGTTTTGTGGGAGATCGCTGTCAAGTCCGGTGCGATCTCACGGCTCATCCTGCCAGCACCATCCGCGATTTTTGATGCTCTGTTGCTGAATCTCGGGATGCCCGTCTTCTGGGAACACACGTGGATCACGCTTCAAGAGATTCTGGTCGGCTTCGCGGCAGGGTCCATCGCCGGTTTCGTGCTCGGCGCCGGTATCGGAGTGTCACGAGTCGCGCAGAGAGTCTTCGGGATGGGGATTCTGGTGCTTCAGGCGATACCGAAGGTGGCGGTGGCGCCGATCATCGCCGTGTGGCTCGGCTACGGTTTGACGGCCAAAGCTGTCATCACGGCCCTGCTCTGCTTCTTCCCGGTCTTCGCCAACACGGTAGCGGGCATCCGTTCCACGCCGACGGAGTATCAGGAGTTGGTCAGCGCGTACCGGGGAAGCCGCACCCAGCGTTTTTTCCATGTGACCTTGCCTAACGCCCTGCCGTCGGTATTCGTGGGGCTCAATGTTGGCTTGACCTTGGCCGTGATCGGCGCGATCGTCGCGGAGTTCGTCGGCTCGAGCAAGGGTCTTGGAGCGTACATTCTGGCGCAGGGATTCCAGCTCAATGTGGCCGGTGTATTCTGCGCCCTCCTCGTCCTCGCAGTGATCACGATCATTCTGAGCGAGGCCGTTTCGTTCCTTTCGCGTCGAGTTGTCTTCTGGGCGCCCGAGTCTGTGGCGGGCTCGACCATATGA
- a CDS encoding SCP2 sterol-binding domain-containing protein: MNNTSSPTTSDDATTRFFEELGRRGNEPLLRRVSGRIRFEIVDGERTDSWLVAVDQGRLSVTHEQATADCTIRGGRSTFDELAAGRRNMNAALVRGALAARGDLELFFAIQRLFPNPPPGWDPTVETRGES, from the coding sequence GTGAACAACACGTCGTCTCCCACCACGTCCGACGACGCGACGACCCGGTTCTTCGAGGAACTCGGGCGCCGCGGGAACGAGCCGCTGCTGCGCAGGGTCAGCGGGCGCATCCGCTTCGAAATTGTCGATGGTGAGCGCACGGATTCGTGGCTCGTGGCCGTCGACCAGGGCCGGCTGTCCGTGACCCATGAGCAGGCGACGGCCGACTGCACCATCCGCGGGGGGCGTTCCACTTTCGACGAGCTGGCCGCCGGTCGTCGAAATATGAACGCAGCGCTCGTGCGCGGTGCGCTCGCCGCCCGTGGCGACCTCGAGCTGTTCTTCGCGATCCAGCGTCTCTTCCCCAACCCGCCTCCTGGGTGGGATCCGACCGTCGAGACAAGGGGCGAATCATGA
- a CDS encoding glycogen debranching N-terminal domain-containing protein encodes MTDTVSILNGNTFVVSDVVGDIESSPTDPTGLFSFDTRFLSKWVLTVDGERLTSLSTDDLHYFEARFFLVPGVGSVYVNATMSVIRQRSVGNGFTEVLSILNHDDQPVDVTVRIDAASDFADLFEVKDALAKKGSYSTKVAGRSLELEYQRDTYHRSTAISSTEECSVDEDGLTFTVTIGSHEAWSTELEVAIEVLQQEVQGQGRSISEQVKRPIPDMAANLARWLDEAPRLGCDWETLVRTYQRSLVDLAALRFSPLTAGRNSLPAAGLPWFMTMFGRDSIFTSLQVLPFGSELARTTLRELGLRQGTRTDDFRTRIPVASCTRCGSAN; translated from the coding sequence ATGACCGATACAGTCAGCATCCTGAACGGCAACACCTTTGTGGTCAGCGATGTCGTGGGAGACATCGAGTCGTCGCCGACCGACCCGACCGGGTTGTTCTCGTTCGACACGCGGTTCTTGTCGAAGTGGGTGCTTACCGTGGACGGCGAACGGCTCACCTCGTTGTCGACCGATGACCTGCACTATTTCGAGGCGCGGTTCTTCCTGGTTCCAGGGGTCGGCAGTGTCTACGTGAACGCGACGATGTCGGTCATCCGGCAGCGGTCGGTCGGCAACGGTTTCACCGAGGTGCTGTCGATCCTGAATCACGACGACCAGCCGGTCGACGTGACCGTACGAATCGACGCCGCCAGCGACTTCGCGGATCTGTTCGAGGTCAAGGACGCGCTGGCGAAGAAGGGTTCGTATTCGACGAAGGTCGCCGGGCGCAGCCTGGAACTGGAATACCAGCGCGACACCTACCATCGGTCGACCGCCATCTCATCGACCGAGGAATGCTCGGTGGACGAGGACGGGTTGACGTTCACGGTCACCATCGGGTCGCACGAAGCCTGGAGCACCGAATTGGAGGTCGCGATCGAAGTGCTTCAGCAGGAGGTTCAGGGGCAGGGGCGTTCGATCTCCGAGCAGGTGAAGCGCCCGATCCCGGACATGGCGGCGAACCTCGCCCGATGGCTGGACGAAGCGCCGCGGCTCGGATGCGACTGGGAGACCCTGGTCAGGACCTACCAGCGCAGCCTGGTCGACCTCGCGGCGCTGCGCTTCTCCCCGCTGACCGCGGGACGCAACAGCCTGCCGGCGGCAGGCTTGCCGTGGTTTATGACGATGTTCGGGCGCGACAGCATCTTCACCAGCCTCCAGGTGCTGCCGTTCGGGTCCGAATTGGCGCGCACCACCCTGCGCGAGCTGGGATTGCGGCAGGGCACGCGGACCGACGACTTCCGGACGAGGATCCCGGTCGCATCCTGCACGAGGTGCGGTTCGGCGAACTGA
- a CDS encoding amylo-alpha-1,6-glucosidase: protein MRFGELTAFEERPHSPYFGSADATQLYVVLLDEYERWTGDTELVRELEYEARAALHWIDTYADLQGNGYVSYERRNAETGLENQCWKDSWDSISYRDGTLPGFPRATCELQGYAYDAKVRGARLAREVWNDPDYAAELERQAADLKRRFNRDFWVADGEYFAIALDADGRQVDSLTSNIGHLLWSGIVDDSKAQAVVDHLMSDRLFSGWGIRTLAVGEGRYNPIGYHNGTIWPFDSSFIAWGLRRYGYKDEAALIAAGILEASRFFDGRLPEAFGGYSKSMTKYPVQYPTACSPQAWSTGAPLLLMRTMLGLEPMDGHLIVDPALPANIGRLELLDIPGRWGHIDAFGRGRVDTSRVTGA, encoded by the coding sequence GTGCGGTTCGGCGAACTGACCGCATTCGAGGAGCGTCCCCACTCCCCGTATTTCGGCTCCGCCGACGCCACTCAGTTGTACGTGGTGTTGCTCGACGAATATGAACGGTGGACCGGTGACACCGAACTGGTTCGTGAGCTCGAGTACGAAGCCCGGGCGGCGCTGCACTGGATCGACACCTACGCGGACCTGCAAGGCAACGGCTATGTGTCTTACGAGCGGCGCAATGCGGAAACCGGTTTGGAGAACCAGTGCTGGAAGGACTCCTGGGACTCGATCTCGTACCGCGACGGCACCCTGCCCGGATTCCCGCGGGCCACTTGCGAATTGCAGGGCTACGCCTATGACGCCAAGGTGCGCGGCGCGCGACTGGCCCGAGAGGTGTGGAACGACCCGGACTACGCGGCCGAGCTGGAAAGGCAGGCCGCGGACTTGAAACGACGCTTCAACCGCGACTTCTGGGTGGCCGACGGAGAGTACTTCGCGATCGCCCTCGACGCCGACGGGCGACAAGTGGACTCGCTCACCTCGAACATCGGGCACCTGCTGTGGAGCGGCATTGTCGACGACTCGAAGGCGCAGGCAGTGGTCGACCACCTGATGAGCGACCGGTTGTTCTCAGGCTGGGGCATCCGAACGCTTGCCGTCGGCGAGGGCCGGTACAACCCGATCGGCTACCACAACGGCACCATCTGGCCATTCGACAGCTCGTTCATCGCCTGGGGTCTGCGCCGTTACGGCTACAAGGATGAGGCAGCGCTGATAGCGGCCGGCATTCTCGAAGCATCCCGGTTCTTCGACGGACGGCTGCCCGAAGCGTTCGGCGGGTACTCGAAGTCGATGACGAAGTATCCGGTGCAGTACCCGACCGCCTGCAGCCCGCAGGCGTGGTCCACCGGTGCGCCGCTGCTGCTGATGCGCACGATGCTCGGCCTGGAACCGATGGACGGGCACCTGATCGTGGACCCCGCGCTGCCGGCGAACATCGGCCGGCTGGAGCTGCTCGACATCCCGGGCCGCTGGGGGCACATCGACGCCTTCGGCCGCGGCCGGGTGGACACGTCGCGGGTGACGGGCGCGTAG
- a CDS encoding substrate-binding domain-containing protein — protein sequence MKRNHSTVRAAIVAAAILALTACSAATDEVATTDDVELTAEAAAAQGVVDSISASFDEFEAPGPALENLAALEGKTVHYVAATLQVPLFTVVADTLETALSNVGVDLQVCDGKANPQSMATCLDQAVQAGAGAVISGSIPYELASVAFDSVTAAGIPLLYTQVAPAGPGEPTKVGYLTPNNVEMEAWIANWVIADSNAQAEVLTVTINDTPATILWMEAGAHATYEKGCPDCKVTKVDINTGQLDKLPSLISSTLVANPGIKYIHAEADSLVQSIQQGLQSAGLAQDEVHVISMEGSLAVMQMLADERFMQAEVGMNLQAFAWYAADQTLRMMSGQPSTQNLAFPYRRLFTAESANELELTPAAEASGAWYGDADYENGFLELWGAK from the coding sequence ATGAAACGCAATCACAGCACTGTGCGAGCGGCGATCGTCGCCGCCGCAATTCTTGCCCTCACCGCATGTAGCGCCGCCACCGACGAGGTTGCAACGACCGACGACGTCGAACTGACCGCGGAGGCGGCAGCAGCCCAGGGGGTCGTCGACTCCATCTCCGCGTCGTTCGACGAGTTCGAGGCGCCCGGCCCCGCGTTGGAGAACCTCGCCGCACTTGAAGGCAAGACAGTGCACTACGTCGCTGCGACGCTTCAGGTCCCGCTGTTCACCGTCGTCGCTGACACCCTGGAAACAGCGCTCTCCAACGTCGGCGTCGACCTGCAGGTCTGCGATGGCAAGGCGAACCCGCAGTCGATGGCAACCTGCCTCGATCAGGCCGTGCAGGCCGGCGCAGGCGCAGTCATTTCCGGATCGATCCCTTACGAGCTGGCGTCGGTCGCCTTCGACTCCGTCACCGCCGCCGGGATCCCGCTGCTCTACACCCAGGTCGCGCCCGCGGGCCCCGGTGAACCGACCAAGGTTGGATACCTGACCCCGAACAACGTCGAAATGGAAGCCTGGATCGCGAACTGGGTGATCGCCGACTCGAACGCCCAGGCCGAAGTCCTGACCGTCACGATCAACGACACCCCGGCCACCATTCTCTGGATGGAAGCAGGCGCGCACGCCACCTATGAAAAGGGCTGCCCGGACTGCAAGGTCACCAAGGTCGACATCAACACCGGACAGCTCGACAAGCTCCCCAGCCTGATTAGCAGCACGCTGGTCGCCAACCCCGGGATCAAATACATCCACGCCGAGGCTGACAGCCTGGTGCAATCGATCCAGCAGGGCCTGCAGTCGGCCGGGCTCGCCCAGGACGAAGTGCACGTGATCAGCATGGAAGGTTCGCTCGCGGTCATGCAGATGCTCGCCGACGAACGGTTCATGCAGGCCGAGGTCGGCATGAACCTGCAGGCGTTCGCCTGGTACGCCGCCGACCAGACGCTGCGGATGATGTCGGGGCAGCCGAGCACGCAGAACCTCGCGTTCCCGTATCGGCGTCTGTTCACCGCCGAGAGCGCCAACGAACTGGAGCTCACTCCAGCCGCCGAGGCATCCGGCGCCTGGTACGGCGACGCCGACTACGAGAACGGATTCCTCGAACTCTGGGGAGCCAAGTAG
- a CDS encoding cytochrome P450 yields MVDTTALSTTLDVFSNDVTGDPELLKELRDIAPAVWVPEHQFWLLSRYDIVRGAAMDWQTYSSAEGVALLPDGNAPVIGAIIATDPPQHDVIRGVLAAQTSPRAITALREQIADEVDDIVAAALEQPTFDGVELAQSIPRKIVGDLIGIPSEPRAHLFEGADAVNYTFGPASDRLKALIPTVIGYVDWIASVSNRQALRPGSWGAAILDAVDAGILDERSGQLQINALLVAGLDTTSNALGSLLRLVAEQPEVWEAMKRDPSLVKQVFEETLRMWSPVRGFFRLTTRDVDVEGVTIPAGSRVLLNFLAANRDERHYDNPDIFDINRNPTDHLSFGYGLHGCVGQAIARLEAHSLINSLLKRVDRFELAGQPAHRQHPLINGLSELPLRAQLATTPA; encoded by the coding sequence ATGGTGGACACCACTGCACTCAGCACCACGCTGGACGTCTTCAGCAATGACGTCACCGGCGACCCCGAGCTGCTCAAGGAACTCCGCGACATCGCACCGGCGGTGTGGGTTCCCGAGCACCAGTTCTGGCTACTCAGCCGCTACGACATCGTCCGAGGCGCTGCAATGGACTGGCAGACGTACTCGTCCGCTGAAGGCGTGGCCCTACTTCCCGACGGCAATGCACCCGTGATCGGGGCCATCATCGCCACCGACCCTCCGCAGCACGACGTCATCCGAGGCGTCCTTGCCGCGCAGACCTCGCCTCGCGCAATAACGGCGCTGCGCGAGCAGATCGCCGACGAGGTCGACGACATTGTCGCGGCCGCACTCGAGCAACCCACCTTCGACGGGGTCGAACTCGCCCAATCGATCCCGCGGAAGATCGTGGGAGACCTCATCGGCATCCCGAGCGAACCACGCGCGCACCTGTTCGAGGGTGCCGACGCGGTGAACTACACCTTCGGGCCGGCCAGCGACCGGCTGAAGGCCCTCATCCCGACCGTAATCGGCTACGTCGACTGGATCGCCTCGGTGTCGAACCGTCAGGCTCTGCGGCCTGGCAGTTGGGGTGCAGCCATCCTCGACGCCGTCGACGCCGGCATCCTGGATGAGCGCAGCGGTCAGCTGCAGATCAACGCCCTGCTGGTCGCCGGCCTGGACACCACATCGAACGCTCTCGGTTCGCTGCTCAGGCTCGTCGCCGAGCAGCCGGAGGTCTGGGAGGCGATGAAACGCGACCCTTCCCTCGTGAAGCAGGTATTCGAAGAGACCCTGCGCATGTGGTCACCGGTGCGCGGATTCTTCCGGCTGACGACGCGTGATGTGGATGTCGAGGGCGTCACCATCCCCGCGGGTTCACGCGTGCTGCTCAATTTCCTTGCCGCCAACCGTGACGAGCGCCACTACGACAATCCGGACATCTTCGACATCAACCGCAACCCCACGGATCACCTGTCCTTCGGTTACGGCCTGCACGGTTGCGTCGGCCAGGCGATCGCCCGGCTGGAAGCCCACAGCCTGATCAACTCGCTGCTGAAGCGGGTGGATCGCTTCGAACTGGCTGGGCAACCAGCACACCGGCAGCATCCGCTCATCAATGGACTGTCCGAACTCCCCCTCCGAGCTCAACTGGCCACAACGCCGGCCTGA
- a CDS encoding ABC transporter permease, whose amino-acid sequence MTTTSPSRNDAKRPPASDIPARTGASLARRIGSIVLQRYSLVLIWLIMIVVLVATAPGDVSAIAAMRAVLSTQTPLIFLGLAVVITMAVGEFDLSFAGIFGISAVTVPALVVFEGWPFLPAVLAAFGVALVFGIINAVLIVIVGINSVVVTLGVSSVAGGLAFLMSRETTVSGLDSALSVITLGRFLGLPMIFWYGVILVAIVAYIMSATPLGRHMLFVGSNRDVARLAGISVTRIRVGAYLSSALLCGLAGVILSIGLGGFNPGTAATNLMPTFAAVFLGTVAIVPGRFNPIGMLIAGYFLLTGVFGLQLHGQAGWVTDVFYGVVLVAAVTVSFLLQRRIRA is encoded by the coding sequence ATGACCACCACATCCCCATCACGTAACGACGCCAAACGGCCTCCGGCATCCGACATCCCAGCGCGCACAGGAGCGAGCCTCGCCCGGCGCATCGGTTCGATCGTGCTGCAGCGCTACAGCCTGGTGCTCATCTGGCTCATCATGATCGTGGTGCTCGTCGCGACCGCACCCGGTGATGTCAGTGCGATCGCGGCGATGCGTGCGGTACTCAGCACGCAAACGCCCCTGATCTTCCTCGGGCTGGCCGTTGTCATCACCATGGCGGTCGGCGAGTTCGACCTCTCATTCGCCGGCATCTTTGGCATCTCCGCGGTCACCGTCCCCGCGCTCGTCGTGTTCGAAGGCTGGCCGTTCCTTCCCGCCGTGCTCGCAGCCTTCGGTGTGGCGCTCGTTTTCGGAATCATCAATGCCGTGCTCATCGTGATCGTCGGCATCAATTCGGTGGTTGTCACCCTCGGCGTCTCCAGCGTGGCAGGCGGGCTCGCCTTCCTGATGTCGCGGGAAACCACGGTGAGCGGCCTCGACTCGGCGCTCTCCGTAATCACCCTGGGCAGATTCCTCGGACTTCCGATGATCTTCTGGTACGGCGTGATCCTCGTGGCGATCGTCGCCTACATCATGAGCGCGACCCCGCTCGGACGCCACATGCTGTTCGTCGGCTCCAACCGGGACGTGGCGCGGCTCGCAGGCATTTCGGTGACCCGGATCCGGGTCGGCGCCTACCTCTCTTCTGCGCTGCTCTGCGGACTCGCCGGAGTCATCCTGTCGATCGGGCTCGGCGGATTCAACCCCGGCACCGCCGCGACCAACCTCATGCCGACCTTCGCTGCTGTGTTCCTCGGCACCGTCGCCATCGTGCCCGGCCGGTTCAACCCGATCGGGATGCTCATCGCGGGCTACTTCCTGCTCACGGGTGTATTCGGGCTCCAGCTGCACGGCCAGGCCGGCTGGGTGACCGACGTGTTCTACGGCGTCGTGCTGGTCGCCGCCGTCACGGTCTCGTTCCTGCTCCAGCGGCGCATCCGCGCCTAA